In a genomic window of Alkalihalobacillus sp. TS-13:
- a CDS encoding sigma-54-dependent Fis family transcriptional regulator, translated as MEEKQKNFDENEVMLHSLKDDILVTNLDGTILKVTDTTSSIYDIEPDDLLGRSVYDLEREGVFTPIITPLVLKTKEKQTIVQSTHNGKKLLVTGVPVCNQDGELWRVVSYSHDITELMKMKSYFFEMQDEMDRVKNELKRLRNQNFNNDGIITKDREMERCLMVASQVAEVDVNVLLLGESGVGKTQLAKYIHNQSPRKNKPFIEVNCGAIPHSLFEAEFFGYEGGSFSGASSNGKMGLVELAEGGTLFLDEIGELPLEHQVKVLKFIQEKSFYRVGGTKVRKVDFRLISATNQPLEALVDEKKFRKDLYYRLNVIPITIPPLRERSVDIMLLIKHFLDLFSRKHNRERELDEAVMQQLLNNEWKGNVRELMNLIERIVVTSPSPIISIHDLPESYVKERNEHVPANQGHQPLKKTLKQVEKRVLIEAKQNYKTTTEVAKHLGISQPSVVRKFKEYGIK; from the coding sequence ATGGAAGAAAAACAAAAAAATTTCGATGAAAATGAAGTCATGCTCCATTCTTTGAAAGATGACATTCTCGTCACCAATTTAGATGGTACGATTTTAAAAGTGACCGATACGACCAGCAGCATTTATGACATCGAGCCCGATGATCTACTTGGCCGTTCGGTCTATGACCTTGAACGGGAAGGGGTTTTTACACCGATCATCACTCCGTTGGTATTGAAAACCAAAGAGAAACAGACAATTGTACAATCCACTCATAACGGCAAAAAGCTCCTGGTCACCGGTGTTCCAGTATGTAACCAGGATGGGGAGCTCTGGCGTGTAGTAAGCTATTCACACGATATTACGGAATTGATGAAAATGAAGAGCTATTTCTTTGAAATGCAAGATGAGATGGACCGAGTAAAAAATGAACTGAAAAGATTACGTAATCAAAACTTCAACAACGATGGAATCATTACGAAGGATAGGGAAATGGAAAGGTGCCTGATGGTTGCAAGCCAGGTGGCAGAAGTGGATGTGAACGTCCTTCTCCTTGGCGAGTCAGGTGTGGGGAAAACACAACTTGCGAAGTACATCCATAACCAGAGTCCAAGGAAAAACAAGCCGTTCATCGAGGTGAACTGTGGTGCGATTCCACACTCGCTTTTTGAGGCTGAGTTTTTCGGATATGAAGGCGGCTCATTCTCCGGTGCAAGCAGCAATGGGAAAATGGGGCTTGTTGAACTTGCAGAAGGAGGAACATTATTTCTTGATGAAATCGGTGAATTGCCTCTCGAACATCAGGTAAAAGTACTGAAATTCATACAGGAGAAGTCCTTCTACCGGGTCGGGGGTACGAAGGTGAGAAAAGTTGATTTCCGTTTGATTTCCGCGACGAACCAACCGCTCGAGGCACTGGTTGATGAGAAGAAGTTCAGAAAAGACCTCTATTATCGGTTGAACGTCATCCCGATCACGATCCCGCCACTTCGAGAACGATCAGTTGATATCATGCTGTTAATCAAGCATTTCCTTGATCTATTCTCCAGAAAACATAACCGGGAGAGGGAATTGGATGAAGCGGTGATGCAACAATTATTGAACAACGAGTGGAAGGGGAATGTACGTGAGTTGATGAATTTGATTGAACGTATCGTGGTGACATCCCCCTCTCCAATCATTTCGATCCACGATTTACCGGAGTCTTACGTCAAAGAAAGAAATGAACACGTTCCAGCCAATCAGGGACACCAGCCATTGAAAAAAACTTTAAAACAGGTAGAAAAACGCGTACTGATAGAAGCGAAGCAAAACTATAAAACTACGACGGAGGTTGCAAAACATCTAGGTATCAGTCAACCTTCTGTCGTCAGAAAATTTAAAGAATACGGAATAAAGTGA
- a CDS encoding cupredoxin domain-containing protein — MVKPEVVETIGTASAEKKVINMVTGELKSTMDNGEEIEAYRWDPGTIYIPHDKPVELSIFGVNGKEHPFYIEGTNIKGTVKKGEETILQLHFKKEGIYRLICKTHPDIGHNGPMIAYIVVD; from the coding sequence ATGGTAAAGCCGGAAGTTGTGGAGACTATTGGGACAGCATCTGCAGAAAAGAAAGTCATTAATATGGTTACCGGGGAATTAAAATCGACAATGGATAACGGAGAGGAAATTGAAGCTTACCGTTGGGACCCTGGAACCATTTATATTCCCCATGATAAACCCGTTGAACTGAGCATATTTGGAGTAAACGGTAAAGAACATCCATTTTATATTGAAGGTACTAACATTAAAGGAACAGTTAAAAAAGGCGAAGAAACCATTTTACAACTGCATTTTAAAAAAGAAGGAATTTACAGGCTTATTTGCAAAACACACCCTGATATCGGACATAATGGTCCGATGATCGCTTATATTGTAGTCGATTAG
- a CDS encoding helix-turn-helix transcriptional regulator produces the protein MNKKSETRDVYSAVADPTRRKLLRLLAETGESPLHMLTPHFQMGRTAVSKHLSILKDADLVKEKKVGRETRYRLNAEPLKEIEDWVSFYTKFWNKRAELLRQLLQEEKNET, from the coding sequence TTGAATAAGAAAAGCGAAACGAGAGATGTTTATAGCGCTGTTGCCGATCCTACACGTCGTAAATTACTTCGGTTATTGGCTGAAACAGGTGAGTCCCCCCTCCATATGTTGACTCCGCATTTCCAAATGGGACGTACAGCTGTTTCAAAACATTTGTCAATCCTAAAGGATGCAGATTTGGTAAAGGAGAAAAAAGTCGGACGGGAAACCCGTTATCGACTTAACGCTGAACCACTCAAAGAAATTGAAGACTGGGTATCCTTTTACACGAAATTCTGGAATAAAAGAGCGGAACTTTTACGTCAATTATTACAGGAGGAAAAGAATGAAACCTGA
- a CDS encoding SRPBCC domain-containing protein, which translates to MKPEISLDFQFDSSIEKVWHALTDSTMLAKWVMDNNFKPIVGHKFQFRTEPTKHWNGIVDSEVLVVEEPYRLSYTWVTAGEDTTVTWTLKKIEDDTHLHLEHTGFQSESLSYNGAKYGWVKMGTELETLLARFQLN; encoded by the coding sequence ATGAAACCTGAAATTTCACTGGATTTCCAATTTGACAGTTCGATCGAGAAGGTATGGCATGCGTTAACCGACTCAACTATGCTGGCGAAATGGGTAATGGATAACAACTTCAAACCGATTGTCGGTCACAAATTCCAGTTTCGTACTGAGCCGACTAAGCATTGGAATGGAATTGTCGATTCTGAAGTGCTAGTTGTAGAGGAGCCTTACAGATTGTCCTACACCTGGGTTACTGCAGGTGAAGACACAACGGTTACGTGGACATTGAAAAAGATTGAAGATGATACCCATCTACATCTTGAACATACCGGATTCCAGAGTGAAAGCCTTTCATACAATGGTGCAAAATACGGATGGGTAAAGATGGGAACTGAACTTGAAACGCTGTTAGCAAGATTTCAATTAAATTAA
- a CDS encoding DoxX family protein, whose translation MDVISIILQSLLAAYFLFSGSAKVIGAKYWTDIFDELRLPQWFRAITGFVQLIGAAALVIGYWYGGVVVWAGIWLGITMLMACLAHLRVKDPFGKAAPAIVFLVLVLTLFIMNANDLMLPLS comes from the coding sequence ATGGATGTAATTTCCATCATTCTTCAAAGTTTGTTGGCGGCTTACTTTTTATTTTCAGGGAGTGCTAAGGTGATAGGGGCGAAATACTGGACCGATATTTTCGATGAGCTTAGGCTGCCACAATGGTTTCGTGCCATTACCGGTTTCGTCCAGTTAATCGGAGCAGCTGCATTGGTCATTGGGTATTGGTATGGAGGGGTTGTGGTATGGGCAGGCATTTGGCTGGGCATTACAATGTTGATGGCATGCCTTGCGCATCTAAGGGTAAAAGATCCATTCGGCAAAGCGGCACCTGCCATCGTATTTCTTGTCTTAGTCCTCACACTATTCATCATGAATGCAAACGACCTGATGCTTCCCTTATCATGA
- a CDS encoding DUF4181 domain-containing protein, which produces MGRMGDFLYGIEPMFWLKLILLLLIVTLLAIAFNAVMRRWLKVDKKTFSSFDHVNERHRKIDWVIRFSFIGVLFFGAFTNVTRDPMDRIWFLETHILVFALIIATEGVRAIMKKRYAENRNDHIYTILQLVFLSIVTISMFTTNFFGWF; this is translated from the coding sequence ATGGGAAGAATGGGGGATTTTTTGTATGGGATTGAACCAATGTTTTGGTTAAAGTTAATTCTGCTACTGCTCATAGTGACATTATTGGCAATAGCATTTAATGCCGTAATGAGAAGATGGCTAAAGGTTGATAAGAAGACTTTCTCTTCATTTGACCATGTAAATGAACGACATAGAAAAATAGATTGGGTAATTCGGTTTAGTTTTATTGGCGTTTTGTTTTTCGGTGCATTTACTAACGTCACGCGTGACCCTATGGACAGAATCTGGTTCTTGGAAACTCATATTCTTGTCTTTGCATTAATAATTGCTACTGAAGGGGTTCGAGCAATTATGAAGAAGAGATATGCGGAAAATAGAAATGATCATATTTATACGATCCTTCAATTAGTGTTCCTTTCAATAGTAACCATTTCTATGTTTACAACCAACTTCTTTGGATGGTTTTGA